One stretch of Acidicapsa acidisoli DNA includes these proteins:
- a CDS encoding S10 family peptidase: protein MMLNPSLPKIVALVLLSGFSLACAPQLRALDNEKKPEKASEPATAVSSPSDSITEGTVTVGGQAIAYKAVAGTLTVGATNSQDALLGLDGKLLPDSGEKPADKPEDAPATARIFYAAYFKKGADAGSRPVTFLYNGGPGSSTMWLHMGSFGPRRVITQDTVHEAAAPYKIVNNDYSLLDVSDLVFIDAPGTGFSRVFGKDKEKAFWGVDEDAHAFERFIRRFLTKYDRWNSPKYLFGESYGTPRSAVLSAALQNVDLNGIILLSAILSFDNSVDEPKVNPGVDQAYALALPTYAASAWYHHKLPTQPAALEPFLAEVETYALGEYMSALLQGSELPDARKQAVAEKLHEYTGLPVAYLIKSNLRVSGGAFSKTLDDTEGMTTGRLDTRYQGPDYDPLSEEAQYDPQSNAISSAYTTAINQYMREDLKFGDNWTYKPSTYGEPGFHWQMRYAEGGQNVMPDLAKKLKANPKTKVLLAGGYYDLATPFFEGMYEMHHLPIPQNLQANISYKYYQAGHMIYVNEGILKQFHEDVAAFIKATEAAK, encoded by the coding sequence ATGATGCTGAATCCTTCTTTGCCTAAGATAGTGGCCCTGGTTTTGCTGAGTGGTTTTAGTTTGGCGTGCGCGCCGCAACTGCGTGCTTTGGATAACGAAAAGAAGCCTGAGAAAGCCTCTGAGCCGGCAACCGCAGTGAGTAGCCCCTCCGATTCCATCACCGAGGGAACGGTGACGGTTGGCGGACAGGCGATTGCGTACAAGGCAGTGGCAGGAACGCTGACCGTGGGTGCAACGAATTCGCAGGACGCGCTGCTAGGTCTCGATGGCAAGCTTTTACCAGACTCCGGCGAGAAACCGGCTGACAAGCCGGAAGATGCACCCGCCACGGCGCGTATCTTCTATGCGGCCTACTTCAAGAAAGGCGCGGACGCGGGGTCGAGGCCTGTGACCTTCCTCTATAATGGCGGCCCTGGGTCATCGACGATGTGGCTGCACATGGGCTCGTTTGGTCCACGCCGCGTGATCACGCAAGATACGGTGCATGAGGCTGCCGCGCCGTACAAGATCGTCAACAACGATTACAGCCTTCTCGACGTGAGTGACCTCGTCTTCATCGATGCGCCGGGGACGGGTTTCAGCCGCGTCTTTGGCAAGGACAAGGAGAAAGCGTTCTGGGGAGTCGATGAAGACGCGCATGCCTTTGAGCGTTTCATCCGGCGATTTCTGACCAAGTACGATCGCTGGAATTCGCCCAAGTATCTGTTCGGTGAAAGCTACGGCACGCCGCGCAGCGCGGTGTTGAGCGCAGCCTTGCAGAATGTAGACCTGAACGGGATCATTCTGCTGTCGGCGATTCTGAGTTTTGATAATAGTGTCGACGAACCAAAGGTGAATCCGGGCGTGGACCAGGCCTACGCTCTCGCGCTGCCCACGTACGCCGCGAGCGCCTGGTACCATCACAAACTGCCAACCCAGCCTGCGGCACTGGAGCCGTTCCTGGCCGAGGTGGAGACATATGCTCTGGGTGAGTACATGAGCGCGCTCCTGCAGGGTTCCGAGTTGCCCGACGCCCGCAAGCAGGCTGTCGCGGAGAAGTTGCACGAGTACACCGGATTGCCCGTAGCCTACCTGATCAAGAGCAATCTGCGCGTCTCAGGCGGGGCATTCTCGAAGACGCTGGATGACACCGAGGGAATGACCACCGGGCGGCTCGATACGCGCTATCAGGGGCCAGATTACGATCCGTTGAGTGAAGAGGCACAATACGACCCACAGAGCAATGCCATCTCTTCGGCGTACACGACTGCGATCAACCAGTACATGCGGGAAGATCTGAAATTCGGCGACAACTGGACTTATAAACCGAGTACGTACGGGGAACCTGGTTTTCATTGGCAGATGCGCTATGCCGAAGGCGGCCAGAACGTGATGCCGGATCTGGCTAAAAAACTGAAGGCGAATCCCAAAACAAAGGTTCTGCTGGCGGGCGGATATTACGATCTGGCAACGCCTTTTTTTGAAGGAATGTATGAGATGCATCACTTGCCGATCCCTCAAAACCTGCAGGCAAATATCAGTTACAAGTACTATCAGGCCGGACACATGATCTATGTGAACGAAGGAATTCTGAAGCAATTCCACGAAGATGTGGCAGCCTTTATCAAAGCGACGGAAGCGGCAAAGTAG